From the Streptomyces nigrescens genome, one window contains:
- a CDS encoding PLP-dependent aminotransferase family protein yields the protein MADPNPIRPVDRADRTDRALGSRQLAAMLPDPSGTRPAYRHLARAISALILDGRIALHVRLPAERELATALHTSRATVTAVYDLLRESGYAHSRQGSGTWTALPDGRVPSGITRLLGPQDTAIDLARAAPGLPEQTLTDALAQIAPQLAEHAHTPGYHPYGLPELRAAIAERFTRRGLATLPEQILVTSGAQHALTLVLGLLCRPGDRIMVENPSYPNALDAMRRGRLRTVSVPVTDTGWDIEIVESTLRQVVPQLAYLIPDFHNPTGLLMPEHERVRVLSAAQRSGTWLVIDETLADLALDVPAPPPFASHAAPGGTGQVITIGSMSKTHWGGLRIGWLRAPARLVTELAGQRVATDMGGSVLDQLLALALLARAGDLLPPRLEQMRQQRTALAAALTEHAPQWTWQLPPGGLSLWVDLGEPIASALAERALDYGVRIEGGAYFATDPGLFEQRLRIPYTTPPDTLREAVHRMATALADGLSQTSTTRQPHWVA from the coding sequence ATGGCGGACCCGAATCCGATCCGTCCCGTGGACAGGGCGGATCGCACCGACCGGGCCCTGGGAAGCCGTCAGCTCGCCGCGATGCTGCCCGACCCGTCGGGAACACGACCCGCCTACCGCCACCTGGCCCGGGCGATCAGCGCGCTCATCCTGGACGGCCGCATCGCGTTGCATGTCAGACTCCCCGCCGAACGGGAGCTGGCCACCGCCCTCCACACCAGCAGGGCCACCGTCACCGCCGTGTACGACCTGCTGCGCGAGAGCGGCTACGCCCACAGCCGCCAGGGCTCCGGTACCTGGACGGCCCTGCCGGACGGCCGAGTTCCCAGCGGCATCACCCGTCTCCTCGGCCCCCAGGACACCGCGATCGACCTGGCCAGGGCCGCTCCCGGACTTCCGGAGCAGACACTCACCGACGCTCTCGCCCAGATCGCCCCGCAACTGGCCGAGCACGCACACACTCCCGGCTACCACCCCTACGGCCTCCCGGAACTGCGCGCCGCCATCGCCGAGCGTTTCACCCGGCGGGGACTGGCCACCCTGCCCGAACAGATCCTGGTGACCTCCGGCGCCCAGCACGCACTCACCCTCGTCCTGGGGCTGCTGTGCCGGCCCGGCGACCGGATCATGGTCGAGAACCCGTCCTATCCGAACGCTCTGGACGCCATGCGCCGCGGCCGGCTGCGCACGGTGTCGGTCCCGGTGACCGACACCGGCTGGGATATCGAGATCGTCGAATCGACCCTGCGCCAGGTCGTGCCTCAACTTGCCTACCTGATACCGGACTTCCACAATCCGACCGGACTCCTCATGCCCGAGCACGAGCGCGTCCGCGTGCTGAGCGCCGCGCAACGCTCCGGCACCTGGCTGGTCATTGACGAGACCCTGGCCGACCTCGCCCTCGACGTCCCCGCCCCGCCGCCCTTCGCGTCCCACGCCGCGCCCGGTGGCACCGGCCAGGTCATCACCATCGGCTCGATGAGCAAGACCCACTGGGGCGGTCTGCGCATCGGCTGGCTGCGTGCCCCCGCGCGGCTCGTCACCGAACTCGCCGGCCAGCGGGTCGCCACCGACATGGGCGGCTCGGTCCTGGACCAACTGCTGGCCCTCGCCCTGCTGGCACGGGCCGGGGACCTGTTGCCGCCCCGCCTGGAACAGATGCGCCAACAGCGCACGGCCCTGGCCGCGGCACTCACCGAGCACGCCCCGCAATGGACCTGGCAACTGCCGCCCGGCGGCCTCTCGCTGTGGGTCGACCTCGGCGAACCCATCGCCTCGGCGCTGGCCGAGCGGGCGCTGGATTACGGGGTGCGCATCGAGGGCGGCGCCTACTTCGCCACCGACCCGGGCCTCTTCGAACAGCGCCTCCGCATCCCCTACACCACGCCACCCGACACCCTGCGCGAGGCCGTACACCGCATGGCCACCGCCCTCGCCGACGGCCTCTCGCAGACATCCACCACCCGACAACCGCACTGGGTCGCCTGA
- a CDS encoding DUF2268 domain-containing protein — MKIVVHDTASAMLDLLQRPLEERPDALREILSPLQSAMSVAGDMDLVQIHQQGSGFRLDREDPRYLAALRQMQDAGVWNRVEDSLTAAWERISGAAPGIKHADTVHVVLVLGDPDDEHLRVRSNGYFGMGGFPGAIHLVMWPTDTSLEQIGNCAAHELHHNVRYANVVWNPMTVTLGEYVVAEGLAEAFVRELAGEQAMGHWTQAVTGAVLDSAYERITADIDVAGMQNLTAYVLGDATAQLLGQQPVGLPDFAGYAAGLRIVDAHFAASGLTAAQSTALSAREILVNAGVQTSA, encoded by the coding sequence ATGAAGATTGTTGTTCATGACACGGCGTCCGCCATGCTCGACCTCCTGCAGCGACCGCTGGAGGAGCGGCCCGACGCCCTCCGGGAAATACTGAGCCCGCTCCAGAGCGCGATGTCCGTGGCGGGTGACATGGATCTGGTCCAGATACACCAGCAGGGCAGCGGCTTCCGGCTCGACCGGGAGGACCCGCGGTACCTGGCCGCCCTGCGCCAGATGCAGGACGCGGGGGTGTGGAATCGCGTCGAGGACTCTCTCACCGCCGCGTGGGAGCGGATCAGCGGCGCGGCGCCGGGCATCAAGCACGCCGACACCGTGCACGTCGTCCTGGTACTCGGCGACCCCGACGACGAGCATCTGCGGGTCCGCAGCAACGGCTACTTCGGGATGGGCGGGTTCCCGGGTGCGATCCATCTGGTGATGTGGCCCACCGACACGAGCCTGGAGCAGATCGGCAACTGTGCCGCGCACGAGCTCCACCACAACGTGCGCTACGCGAATGTGGTCTGGAACCCGATGACCGTCACGCTGGGGGAGTACGTGGTCGCCGAGGGGCTGGCCGAGGCGTTCGTACGGGAACTCGCCGGCGAGCAGGCCATGGGGCACTGGACGCAGGCGGTGACCGGTGCCGTCCTGGACAGCGCCTACGAAAGGATCACAGCCGACATCGACGTGGCGGGGATGCAGAACCTGACCGCGTATGTGCTGGGCGATGCCACCGCGCAGCTCTTGGGGCAACAGCCTGTGGGGCTCCCGGACTTCGCCGGATACGCGGCCGGACTGCGGATCGTGGACGCGCACTTTGCGGCCTCCGGTCTGACCGCCGCCCAGAGCACCGCCCTGTCGGCGCGCGAGATTCTCGTCAACGCGGGGGTGCAGACCAGCGCGTGA
- a CDS encoding YczE/YyaS/YitT family protein — MSRTRPSSPPPLTYVPVGERPLRRLPQLLVGLALYGFSLSVMVRASLGVNPWSVLYEGLENYTSLSFGTISAVVGVLVLLLWIPLKQKPTLGTVANILVLAYSSDLGLSLVPQHLGLPTRAGLLVGGVLLNGLSVAVYVGARFGPGPRDGLMTGASAVTGRSIRLVRTVIEIAVLAVGGLLGGSVGVGTVLYALAVGPVTQFFLPWFAYRSTPARPLPHGRMPRAGGRGCGRHTGAGRPTGSPLLEPQVGAACRAGHGGCEDCRHE, encoded by the coding sequence ATGTCCCGTACGCGCCCGTCATCGCCGCCCCCACTCACCTACGTCCCTGTCGGTGAGCGTCCGCTGCGGCGCCTTCCCCAACTGCTCGTCGGCCTTGCCCTGTACGGATTCAGTCTCTCGGTCATGGTCAGGGCCTCGCTGGGCGTCAATCCCTGGAGCGTCCTGTACGAGGGACTGGAGAACTACACCTCTCTGAGCTTCGGCACGATCAGCGCCGTCGTGGGGGTGCTCGTGCTGCTGTTGTGGATCCCCCTCAAACAGAAACCGACGCTCGGCACCGTCGCCAACATCCTCGTCCTGGCGTACTCGTCCGACCTCGGTCTCTCCCTCGTCCCCCAGCATCTCGGGCTCCCCACCCGGGCCGGTCTGCTCGTCGGCGGTGTCCTCCTCAATGGACTGTCCGTCGCCGTCTACGTCGGCGCCCGCTTCGGGCCCGGGCCCCGGGACGGGCTGATGACCGGTGCGTCCGCCGTGACCGGGCGTTCCATTCGGCTGGTCCGCACCGTGATCGAGATCGCCGTGCTCGCGGTGGGCGGGCTGCTCGGTGGGAGCGTGGGCGTGGGCACCGTGCTGTACGCCCTCGCGGTCGGCCCGGTCACTCAGTTCTTCCTGCCCTGGTTCGCCTACCGGAGCACACCGGCGCGACCACTCCCCCATGGCCGGATGCCGCGCGCGGGCGGTCGAGGGTGCGGCAGGCATACAGGGGCCGGGCGGCCGACGGGCTCTCCCCTCCTTGAG